A single genomic interval of Terriglobus albidus harbors:
- a CDS encoding helix-turn-helix transcriptional regulator — MATVAMFSAREAARMLGISYPTIKQWILSGKLKTVTTPGGHHRIPEPALKPYLAEDRRRPQEESRERYRRVSGRNQIVGKVVSVRIEGLLAQVVLAIGEQRINSIITAEAARELGLKKGQTAAALVKSTDVMIERLD; from the coding sequence ATGGCGACGGTGGCAATGTTCAGTGCACGGGAAGCGGCTCGGATGCTCGGCATCAGTTATCCGACGATCAAACAGTGGATTCTAAGCGGCAAGTTGAAGACAGTGACGACCCCCGGAGGGCATCACCGTATTCCGGAGCCGGCACTGAAGCCATACCTTGCTGAGGACCGGAGACGGCCCCAGGAGGAGTCGCGTGAGCGGTATCGGCGGGTCTCCGGACGGAACCAGATTGTTGGGAAGGTTGTCAGCGTCCGGATCGAGGGTCTGCTGGCGCAGGTGGTTCTGGCGATCGGCGAGCAGCGGATCAACAGCATTATCACCGCCGAGGCGGCACGCGAACTCGGCCTGAAGAAGGGACAGACTGCGGCGGCCCTGGTGAAGTCGACCGATGTGATGATTGAGCGGTTGGACTAG